One genomic segment of Bacillota bacterium includes these proteins:
- a CDS encoding ABC transporter permease codes for MSSKSANGVSREHAAYLKTVKRNKAKIIACQILLLICFLLIWEGAARIGLINPFITSQPSRIVTTLVNLYNEGQLFYHTGVTIFETVVGFTLGTIFGTVIAIILWWSDFLAKVLDPYLVVLNSLPKIALGPILIVWIGSGMSAIIAMALLVSLIVTILGVYTGFAQVDPERIKLVKTFGASKLQILQKVILPASVPTIISALKINVGLSWVGVIVGEFLVSKAGLGYLIVYGGQVFRLNLVMTSVIILSIAAAIMYQAVVLLEKLFIKWQQ; via the coding sequence ATGTCCAGTAAGTCGGCCAACGGTGTGTCCAGAGAGCATGCGGCGTATCTCAAAACTGTTAAACGAAACAAAGCGAAGATCATTGCCTGTCAGATACTCTTGTTGATTTGCTTCCTACTCATTTGGGAAGGGGCGGCCAGAATTGGTTTAATCAACCCCTTTATCACCAGTCAGCCATCGCGAATTGTCACAACTCTGGTTAACTTATATAATGAGGGACAGCTGTTTTACCACACAGGGGTCACCATCTTTGAAACTGTTGTGGGTTTCACTTTAGGTACCATATTTGGTACGGTGATTGCGATTATCCTCTGGTGGTCCGATTTCCTGGCCAAGGTGCTGGACCCCTACCTGGTGGTCCTAAACAGCCTGCCCAAGATTGCTCTGGGGCCAATTCTAATTGTCTGGATCGGCAGCGGCATGTCGGCGATTATTGCAATGGCATTGTTGGTTTCTCTGATTGTAACAATCCTCGGTGTATACACCGGTTTTGCCCAGGTAGATCCTGAGCGGATAAAACTAGTCAAGACCTTTGGCGCCAGTAAATTGCAGATCCTGCAGAAAGTGATATTGCCCGCCAGCGTTCCGACAATCATTTCCGCATTAAAAATTAACGTTGGCCTCTCTTGGGTAGGGGTGATTGTCGGCGAATTTCTGGTCTCCAAAGCTGGTCTTGGATATCTGATAGTTTACGGCGGGCAAGTGTTCCGGCTGAACCTGGTCATGACCAGCGTTATCATCCTCTCAATCGCTGCCGCCATCATGTACCAGGCCGTAG
- a CDS encoding ABC transporter ATP-binding protein — protein MKFHSPEGETTALNNVSLEVSKGDFISIVGPSGCGKSTLLNIIAGLIKPTRGTVSISGQQVRGVNASVGYMPQSDQLFEWRSIWKNVTIGLEVQNKLTDEARNYVKELLTRYDLWEFRSSYPSQLSGGMRQRAALIRTLAINPEILLLDEAFSALDYQTRLIVSDEVKRIILRERKTAILVTHDIAEAISMADKVIVLSGRPGTVKAVHPIVLTCADRTPLKCREAPEFRDYFNTIWKELDIDVQ, from the coding sequence ATGAAATTTCACAGCCCGGAGGGGGAAACTACTGCCCTCAACAACGTTTCCCTGGAAGTATCCAAAGGTGACTTTATCAGTATCGTCGGTCCCAGCGGCTGTGGAAAATCCACTTTGTTGAATATCATTGCCGGGTTAATCAAACCAACCCGGGGAACGGTATCGATTAGTGGTCAGCAAGTCCGCGGAGTCAATGCCAGCGTCGGATACATGCCCCAGTCCGACCAACTGTTTGAGTGGCGCTCAATCTGGAAGAACGTTACTATTGGCCTGGAAGTGCAAAACAAGTTGACTGATGAAGCCAGGAACTATGTCAAAGAACTGCTGACCAGATATGATCTCTGGGAATTTAGAAGTTCATACCCAAGCCAGCTCTCGGGTGGCATGCGTCAACGGGCAGCCTTGATTCGCACCTTGGCAATAAACCCGGAAATTCTGCTGCTGGACGAAGCATTCTCCGCCCTGGATTATCAAACCCGGCTGATAGTCTCCGATGAGGTAAAGAGGATTATCCTCAGGGAAAGAAAGACTGCGATCCTGGTCACCCACGATATCGCGGAGGCAATCAGCATGGCAGACAAGGTAATCGTTCTCTCCGGCAGGCCAGGAACCGTTAAAGCTGTGCACCCAATCGTGCTTACTTGCGCCGACCGCACTCCGCTGAAGTGCAGAGAAGCTCCGGAGTTCCGAGATTATTTCAATACAATCTGGAAGGAGCTTGATATCGATGTCCAGTAA
- a CDS encoding ABC transporter substrate-binding protein, which produces MSKRKLLAVLLLAVSLVAFSALAGCSQEDELTKVRLNEVTHSVFYAPMYVALNQGFFEEEGLDVELTTGQGADHVMTALLSGQADIGFMGPEASIYVHNQGQENHAVNFALLTQRDGSFLVAREPMPDFTWADVTGKSIIGGRPGGVPLMTLEYVLKNNGIIPGEDVEVLTHIQFALMGGAFTGGEGDFVTLFEPVAAELEKEGEGYVVASVGAESGEIPYTAFSALKSYIEENEDVIQSFTNAIYRAQIWVQNNTPKAIAEAIAPSFPDANLEILTTVAARYKEIDAWTTTPVFPEHAFDRLQDVMELAGELEQRAPFAELVTNDFAQQALEAVK; this is translated from the coding sequence ATGTCCAAAAGAAAATTGCTTGCTGTGTTGCTGCTTGCAGTCTCGCTGGTGGCATTCTCTGCGCTTGCTGGATGCTCTCAAGAGGATGAACTTACCAAAGTCCGCCTCAATGAGGTAACCCACTCTGTGTTTTATGCGCCGATGTATGTGGCCTTAAACCAAGGTTTTTTTGAAGAGGAGGGGCTTGACGTAGAGTTAACCACCGGTCAGGGGGCAGACCATGTGATGACAGCCCTCTTATCAGGCCAAGCTGACATTGGTTTCATGGGGCCCGAAGCATCAATCTACGTTCACAATCAGGGCCAGGAAAACCACGCCGTCAACTTCGCTCTGCTCACCCAGCGGGATGGGTCATTTCTTGTGGCACGGGAGCCGATGCCCGATTTCACCTGGGCAGATGTAACTGGCAAATCGATTATCGGCGGTCGTCCCGGTGGTGTGCCGTTGATGACCCTGGAGTATGTCCTGAAGAACAACGGCATTATTCCGGGCGAAGATGTTGAGGTGCTCACCCACATCCAATTTGCCCTGATGGGAGGCGCCTTTACCGGAGGCGAAGGTGATTTCGTCACTTTGTTCGAACCGGTGGCAGCGGAACTGGAAAAGGAAGGCGAGGGCTATGTTGTGGCTTCCGTGGGCGCAGAAAGCGGTGAAATCCCCTATACCGCATTCTCTGCGTTAAAGAGCTATATTGAGGAAAACGAAGATGTGATTCAAAGCTTCACAAACGCAATCTACAGAGCCCAAATCTGGGTTCAGAACAATACCCCGAAAGCTATCGCCGAGGCGATCGCACCATCCTTCCCCGATGCCAACCTGGAAATCCTGACAACGGTGGCGGCCCGTTACAAAGAAATTGATGCCTGGACGACAACACCGGTATTTCCGGAGCACGCCTTTGATCGTCTGCAGGATGTAATGGAATTGGCCGGGGAACTGGAGCAGCGGGCGCCATTCGCTGAATTGGTGACCAACGATTTTGCCCAGCAGGCCCTGGAAGCAGTCAAATAA